The genome window CTTTTTCCGAACCGGCGGCTGTGCGCTCCGCTCCAGTTGTAAATCTGCCAGTGTCCGCGCGCCATATAATATCGGCAGGCATACAGCGGTTTGCGATCCAGAATGCCGATGCGCCAGTCGAACTCTGACTGCATGAACTCCTGTGCAATAATTAAATCGGACTTCTCAAGCAATCCTGTCAGCTTTTCATAAAACTCCGTTTCATTCCCGGCCTTCACAACACCCTGGGAAAAAGCGCTGTCCGGCTGCTTCAACACACACGGGAACGAAATTCCCATCTCCGCCGGAGTGTTTTTGGGCGACTCTTTCTGGAGGATTACAGTGCGCGGCGCAGGCAGTCCTGCCTGAGCCAGCCGCTCTGCCAGATAGACCTTGTTGGCACAGCGCAGAATCGACCAGGGATCATCAATCACCACCAGTCCTTCGGCATGAGCCTTCCGGGAAAAACGGTAGGTATGATGATTCACCAACGTCGTCTCGCGAATAAACAACGCATCGAATTCCGAAAGCCGGCTGTAGTCGGCTTTGGTGATGAATTCGGTATACACATTCAGCTTATCGGCAGCTTCCACAAATTTTTTCAGCGCCTTTCTGCAGGACGGGGGATTGGGCTCATCCGGATTGATCAGAATGGCCAGATCGTAGGCGTATTGCTGAATCCGGCTTTTCGGAAACCGTTTGCGGGAAAAATAGCTTCGGGCAAAATCGCAAATATGCTCTCGATCCCCGGCGGGAATCTGGGCAATTGAAATCGGCACGATCTGCTGAATCAGCCACTTTCCGCTGAACACAAAATTCACCTTGAGCAGCGGCGCCTGAAACAGATTATAAAGCGCCCGCCCAACAAACCGGTCTACCGGCCGAACCGTCTGGCCAAAATAGACATGCAGCACAAATTCTTTTTGCGGCACGTCTGAAAATGTCTTCTGGACAAGAGCATCGATATCTTCGGCAATCGTGCGGATGATCGTCTGCGACTTGAAATCCTGCATCGTGGTCACAGTCGGGATGGCCCGGTGATCGCGGGCGGCGGCCAGCAGCGACACATAATAGCCGACCGACTGATAGCGGTAGGAACGGCAGAGGTTGAAAACGCGCGCGTTTTTGATCGACGCATACCGGCTGTCACTCAGGTAGTCTCTGGCAGAAACCACCTCCACCTCATCAAGATCAAAGGTCCAATGATCCGGATTATTCAGAACAATCAGGTTACGAACGGCCACAGACACTCTCGCTTTTCTGGTCCTGCTTCAGGACCCTGTGCATCCGGACCGCGTGGCGCCCCGGAGAATAATAATCCTTCAAAACACGAACGATCTCAAACCCGAGCCGTTCATACCAGCCGGTCAAAACCCGGTTTCGGCGATCCGCCTCGAGCGTCACTGCCCGGCAGCCGTTCCTGCGGGCCACCAGAACCGCGCGCCGCACCAGGCGACGTCCCGCACCGCTGCCGCGAAATGCCGGCAGAACCGCCAGCGAATAAATACGAATGGAGCGGGCGTGATGATGCAGGATCATCGCACCCGCAACCAGCCGCCGTCCTTCGTGCGACACAACCGCCAACCAAACACTTTGTGCAGGACTGACCAGGCTGCGCCTCAGCGACCTCCGGGAAGCCCGGCGGCTGCCTCGGAAACAGCGGATTTCAATCAGCTCAAGTGCCGGCAAATCCGCCGGCACCGCCAAACGTACGCTCAATGAATTCATGCGCCTCGATTCAATTTTAAAGCGCCTAATACTCCTGTTTCACGTCCCTGCCAATCTGAAAATCATGTAAAGAAAAAAACCGTTCGAAGTGTGCCGGACGGCCGCCCGGAATTCTCCAGCCATTGGAAAAATACGGCGCAGAAACCCCCATGTCTGGAACCCGAAAAATCGGTTTTTTCTATATTTTTCCGACAACATTCCCGCCGGATTGGTTCGGACCTTCCCTTGACATGACCTCTTCGTTTGTTAGGTTGAAAAGGATTGATGTCTGTGTGCGGAGTTTTTTTTCAGGCATTACACAATATAAAAAAGGAAAACTCACAACACGATCCGCACATCTGTTTTTTTTCGGGGCCGCGCCTCATTTTCCTCAGTTCACAGGAACCCAAGGAGACATATGAGCCCGAGCCCCATCTATAGCGAACAACAGCAGGAACTGGCCGAACAGATCGACGAAAACACAACCCTCGGCAACTGGAAAGACTGGAAGTGGCAGCTCCAGCACTCGATCCGGGACATCGCCACGTTCGAAAAACTGCTGGATGTTGAATTCACCCCTGAAGAGCGCAAATCGCTCGAAGAAACCGTCGATAAATTTCCGCTGAGCGTCACGCCCTATTACCTCTCTCTGATCGACCGCGAAGACTTCCGCAACGATCCGGTCTTCAAACAGAGCATCCCGTGCCCGAGCGAACTGATCATCGGCGAACACGACATGGCCGACCCGCTGCACGAAGATGCCGACAGCCCGGCACCGGGCATCACCCACCGCTATCCCGACCGCGTGCTGTTTCACATCAGCAACGTCTGTTCGATGTACTGCCGCCACTGCACCCGCAAGCGCAAAGTCGGCGATCAGGATTTCATCCCCAACAAGGAAACCATCGAAGCCGGACTCGAGTATATCCGCAACACGCCGCAGGTTCGCGACGTCCTGCTTTCCGGCGGCGACCCGCTGATGCTCTCCGATGATTATCTGGACTGGATTCTCACCGAAGTCGGAAAAATCAAGCATGTCGAGGTCATCCGCATCGGAACCCGCATGCCGGTGGTCCTGCCCTACCGCATCACACACGATCTGGTTCAAATGCTCAAAAAGCATCAGCCGCTCTGGATCAATACGCACTTCAACCATCCGCGCGAAATCACCACGTCATCCCGCTCCGCGCTGCAGATGCTGGCCGACGGAGGCTTCCCGCTCGGCAACCAGACTGTACTGCTCGCCGGCGTCAACGATTGTCCGCGCATTATCAAAACACTGGTTCATAAACTGGTGCAGAATCGGGTGCGGCCTTATTACATCTACCAGTGCGACCTTTCCGAAGGCCTCACTCATTTCCGCACCCCGGTCAGCAAAGGTATCGAAATCATCGAAAGCCTCATCGGCCACACCAGCGGCTTTTCCGTCCCGACCTATGTGGTCGACGCACCCGGCGGCGGCGGAAAAATTCCGGTCATGCCCAACTACCTCATTTCGTGGAGCACACACAAAGTGATTCTGCGCAACTACGAAGGCGTCATCACCAGCTATCAGGAACCCGATTCCTACGAACCGATTTTCTGCGACCGCAAATGTGACAACTGCCAGCTGACCCTCAAGCTCGACGATGCCGATGAATACCAGTCCATCGGCATCGAAAAACTGCTCAGCTATGATGACAAAGCCATCTCTCTGGTTCCATCCGGCAACGAACGGTATAACCGCCGCGACGAAGCCCCTGACTCCGTCCACGCATGAACCTGACACACCTCTACATTCTGCTCGTCGGGCTGATCACGCTCTTTGCAGCGTGGCCCGCCCTTCGGCGTCTGCGAATTCTTCAGGATCAGCGGCGGGAGTCCATTAAACGCCATCCCGAACCGGGCGCGGTCCCGGCACGCACCCGCAAAAAAGCAGTCCGGGAACAGCAAATCCGTCGGATGGAATCCCGCATCAGCATCACCCGCCGGACGCTGATCGCTCTGTTTCTGCTCTCGGGCATCTCAATCAGCGCCATCCCTTATCTGGCGCAGCTTGCGCCGGCCGTTCTGCCGATCATCATCGCCGCCGTTTCCGTCGTCATCGGAGTCGCCGCGAAGCCGATCATTGAAAACATCACCTGCGGGCTGGTGCTCTGTTTCGGCAAACTCGCCCGCATCGGCGACACCGTTGTTATCGACGACGTCTACGGCACCATCGAGGACTTCACCCTCACACACAGCGTTGTTAAACGCTGGGACTCCCTGCGCTACGTCGTCCCCAACAGTTCCATGATGACCAAGGAATTCGTCAACTATTCACTGTACGACAACAACCGCTGGGTCTATGTCGAATTCTGGATCGACTATCAGGCCGACATGGAACTGGTCGAACGCCTCGCCAAAGAATCCCCGCTCGGAAGCCAGTACTATTCAGATCGTGAACCGCCGCGATTCTGGGTGGCCGAAACCGGCCGCGAAGGCGTCAAATGCATGGTTGTGGCCTGGGCCGTGACCCCCGCCGACGGCTGGATGCTCAGTCACGACATCCGAAAAGCACTCGTGTTCAAACTCAAGCAGCACGACATTATCACACACACGCATCACATCCATATGGATCGGCCTATGGAACCCATCACATCATGACCTGGATTGATTACATCATTTTCGCGTTCTATATGGCCGCCATCATTGGAATCGGCTTCTACTTCTTCAAAAAGAACAAAGATCACGAAGACTACTACGTCGGCGGACGCGATATTTCGCCCTCGCACGTCGGACTCTCCATTGCCGCCACGGACGTCGGCGGCGGCTTTTCCATCGGACTCGGCGGACTCGGGTACGCCATTGGACTTTCCGGCAGCTGGCTGCTCTTCACCGGACTGATCGGCGCGTGGCTTTCGGCCGTCTTCATCATTCCGCGCGTCAAAAAAGTAGACCGGGCACACGGCATGCTCACCTACCCCGACTTCCTGGCCCATCGCTACGGCCGAGGCGTCGCCCTGCTCGCCGCGCTCATCTCCGGCATCGGTTACCTCGGCTTCACCGGCGCACAGGTGCTCGCCGGAGCCAAACTCATGGCAGGGACCGTCCTGCCGGATGCAGTCTTCGGCATTGATCCACTTAAGTTCGCCCTCGTCGTCATGGGTGCTGTGATTGTGCTCTACACCGTCCTCGGTGGAATCAAAGCGGTCATCTACACCGACACCGTCCAGTGGATTGTGCTCTTTAGCGGACTGCTCTTTTTCGCGCTGCCCGCCGCCCTCTGGAAAATCGGAGGCGTCGCCGCGCTGTGCGAGGCGCTGCCTGCCGGGCACCTCAGCCTGATGAAGGTCGAACCCATCACATTCATCAACTGGATGATCACGATCATTCCAATCTGGCTCATTGGCATGACCCTCTACCAGCGCATGTTCGCCTGCCGCGATGAACGCGCCGCAAAGAAAGCGTGGTACCTTGCCGGACTGTTTGAGTACCCGGCCATGGCCTTTATCGGAGTCGCGCTCGGAGCCTGCGGCCGCGCACTGTTCAGCGGCATCGAATCGGAAATGGCCGTGCCGATGCTCATCAAAACCGTCCTGCCGGTCGGACTGACCGGCATCGTTGTCGCGGCCTACTTTTCCGCCGTCATGTCCACCGCCGACAGCTGCCTCATGGCCGCCTCCGGAAACTTTGTGAACGATCTGCTCGAGAAGATGAGTTCCAAACCCTGGAAAAGCAGAACACACGTACTCATTTCACAGGTCGCCACGCTCGTCATCGGCGTTGCCGCCATCATCCTGGCTCTGTCTTTCAAGACCGTGCTCGACGGCATTCTGCACGCCTACGCCTTTATGGTTTCCGGCCTGACCGTTCCGACGCTCGGCGCCTTTTTCTGGAAACGCAGCACATCTGCAGGAGCACTGGCGGCCATGCTCGCCGGCGGCGGTCTCTCATTGACGATTCTGCTCATCGGCACCGACCCGCCTCTCGGCCTCGCGCCCAGCTTTTACGGAATCCTGCTTTCCGCAATTGTGTTCATCTCGGTTTCGCTGTTCACGTCCGCCAAGAGCTAAGCGCGGCCGCAGCCATTCATGGCAATCAGACGTTGTGCGCTGCCCAGGATTTCGTTAGCGTCTTCTGCAGACAGAAAGGGACAGTATATGAAATCGACTCTGATTCTCACGATTCTTACCGCCGGATTAATGCTCAACACAGGCTGCGAAAAACAAGAGGATAAATCGGTGATGACCTCGCCGGCCGAATCGTCGAACAAACTGTCTGGCGCCAAAACCGAAATTCAGAAAACCGCACAGGCCGTTGTTGAAGACGCAAAGGAAACGGTTTCATCATATACCGCCAAAGCGGAGGACGTGGCGAAGGAAACCGTTCAGTCGTATACCGTCAAAGCAGAAGAGATCCTGAGTGAGATCACCGAACCGGTCACTGCGGTTAAAGAAAAAGTTGCGACATACAGCCAGCCCGAGCTGATGGCCCGCGTTGAACAATACAAACAGAGCATTCTGGAGAAAAAAGAACAGCTTTCCGGGCTGACCAGTCAACTGAAAGACCTGTCGATGATGGAGCTCCTCAGTGAAAAAGGAGCCGCTCTGAAAGAGCAGGCCTCCCGGTATACCGAACAGCTGAGTGCGCTCAAAGAACGCTACGGCATCTATATCGACAAGCTCAAAACCCTGGGAGTCAACCTCCCCGACCTCCCGCTTTAGTCTTCGGTTTTCTTTTGCTCAAACCTGAGCGCAAGGGAGTTGATGCAGTAGCGCAGGCCGGTCGTCGCGGCCGGACCGTCATTGAACACGTGCCCGAGATGACTGCCGCAATTGGCGCAAAGCACTTCGGTGCGGATCATGCCGTGGCTGAGATCCCGCCGTTCGATGACACTTCCGTCTGAAACCGCCTGATCAAATGCAGGCCAGCCGCAGCCGGAGTGAAATTTGGATTCAGACGTGAACAGTTTGGCTCCGCAAGCGGCGCAGCGGTAAACGCCCGACTTGTCGAGATCCGTGTACTCGCCGGTAAACGGACGCTCTGTCCCCGCTTCGCGCAGAATGCGATACTGCTCCGGCGTCAGTTCTTTTCGCCACTCAGCATCCGTTTTGTGAACGGGAAATTGATCGCTCATAACCGCCTCCTCTGATTTTGCACAGGAACAAAACAGGAACATAAGACACAGGCCTGTGGAGGGAATACATTTCACCGCATTAATCACTGCCTGCATATCCACCTCCTCTGTTTTTTCATCATCCCAAGTCTGTTAGGATAGACATCAGCCGCTCCGCATCCGTTAGATCTTCAAATACGTAATCTGCCCCCGCCTTTTCCAGGGTCTGGACATCAAAAATCCCGGTGGCAACGGCAATAGAAATCATTCCATTGGCCGTGGCAGCCTCGACGTCGCGAGGCGTGTCGCCGACCAGAACAGCATTCGCAGGATTCCCCGCCCGCTCCAGCGCCAGTCGCGCAATCTCAACACGATCGGGATGATCGCACCCGCAGCCGAATCCGTCCGGCTCAAAATAATCCAGCAGCCCGGCATACTTCAACTTGGCTTTCGCGGTCGCCTCGATATTGCCGGTCACCACGCCCAGCTTCCAATGCCTGCAAAGCTCTGGAACTATTCGGGCGATATTTGGAAAAAGTTCGGGCGGGGTTTGTGCCAAATGCTCGTCCAGCCGAACGCCGAGCCGTTCAAAAAATGTTTTTTCCATCTCCGGCGTGGAGCTCTCGCCGCGCTCGGCACAGATGCGGCGGAAAACGTCGAGATCGGTCGCGCCGTAAAAATTAATGTGCTCTACGCCCTGATCCCAACCGAGCGCTTCTTCGAACGCCTGACGGAATGCTTTGCGCCCGGCGCCGCGCGCGTAGAGCAGCGTGCCGTCAATATCAAAAAAAATCCACCCCTGTTCTTTTTCCATAATCCCCTTCTCTCGCCTTTACAAAACTGGTAAAAACCTCCGCTCAGATTTCGACTTTAAAGAAAGAAGGAATAGAATCATGTCTAAAACCTATAAAATTACACTTCTGCCCGGCGATGGAATCGGGCCGGAAGTGGTTGCTGAAAGTGTCAAACTGCTCGATGTCATTGCCGAGAAGTCTGACTTTTCGTTTGAGTACACCGAAGCCCTCGCCGGCGGCGCAGCCATTGACGCCAGGAACGATCCGATGCCGCAGGAAACCATTGACGCCTGCAAAGCGTCCGACGCCGTCCTGCTCGGAGCAGTCGGCGGACCGAAATGGGACGATCTCACCGGCGCCATGCGTCCGGAGTCCGGCCTGCTGAAAATCCGCAAGGAACTGGCCGTGTTTGCCAATCTGCGTCCGGTGGCCGTTCCGCCGTCGCTGGCAGAGTCCTCTCCGCTGCGCCCGGCCGCCGTCATCGGCGTCGACCTGCTGACCGTCCGCGAACTCACCGGCGGCATCTACTTCGGCCAGCCGGTCGGCAACGACGGCAACGAAGCCTTCAACACCATGCGCTACAGCGTCGAAGAAATCGAACGCGTGGCCCGCGTGGCGTTCGAATGGGCACGCAAACGCCGCAACAAAGTGACATCCGTTGATAAAGCCAACGTACTGGAAGTCTCCCGTCTCTGGCGTGATACAGTAAAGGCCCTGCACAAAAAGGAATTCTCGGATGTCGAGCTCGACCACATGTATATCGATAACGCAACCATGCAGATGGTGATTAATCCGCGTCAGTTCGACGTCATCCTGACCGGCAATATTTTCGGCGATATTCTTTCCGACACCTCCGCCACACTCGGCGGATCGCTCGGGCTGCTGCCTTCCGCCAGCCTCGGAAAAGGCACCGGACTGTTTGAGCCGGTTCACGGATCGGCTCCCGACATTGCAGGACAGGGCAAAGCCAATCCGATCGCGATGATTCTTTCCACCGCGATGATGCTCGACGATCTGGGCGAAGGAAAAGCCGCGACCGCTGTCCGACAGGGGCTCGAAGCCGCGCTCGGCCACAACCTTCGTACCGCCGATCTCTGCCACGAAGGATATACCCCGGCATCCACCTCAGAAATGGGAGAACTGATCCGCACCGAAACACTGCGGCATCTTTAATCGACCAGCCCTCACACCCCGCATTTCTGTCTCAGAATGCGGGGTGTTTTGTATCTACGCAAAAAGTCGGGATCTCTACTACGCCCCCGCATCAAACGACGTTTTGCGATATTTTCCCAAGGCTTGGAAAAAATTCCAGACATGGAGGGACCGCATCCTCGCGGGCCGGGCTCTGGGGACCTCGCCCGTCCCCCAATTCCAAACCTTGGAAAAGGCCTCCTGCGAATCAGAAAAGTCCAGCCTGAGCAGGCGGTTCGTTCACTGCAGGCAAACGGCAGCAGGCTTCTAAAAACAGAATCGGACTGCGGCCTATTTTCACAAAATCATGGGTGGAAAAATCATATGTACCCCGCATTGCGGCAATGCTCGAACAACCCAAAACATTAATTCAATAGGACCGATGCCTTCGCCACCGGATGTGTCGGCTCCAGAGCGCGGCATCCGCCCAACCCAGATTAACCACATCAACCAGCAGAATTTTTAATGCGCTGACCATCTGAATCATCTGCCAGTCCTGCAGAGAGTCATTGCGGCCTAACACATTCAGGTACTGATCGAGATAGGCCGCATCGACTTCGCATAATTTGCGCCCTTCAAGACCATACACAACCTGCTGAGCACGGCGCGCCGTCCATTCCGCCGCATATCCGGAAAGGCCGTGTTTATTCACTGAATCAGCATAACGACCCCAAAACACAGACTCTTTACCGGTCATTTTTCTTTCAACCAACCTTTCAAAAAGGTAAGCTACCTATCACATAAACAACACTGGCTTAAAGAAAGAAATAGGTCGCAAACAATGCGACCTAATCCACTGTTCGAGAACAAAATATGAAACAGGATCAAAACAAATTAAGTCTGAGCGCGAAACTGGCCAAAGGTTTTTTGTCCGGAGGAGAAAACTCCAAGATATTCTCCGTACTGTTCATGATTATTGCACTTGCATGGTTCATCCTTGGCATCAAATACGATCAACCTAAGAATCTTATCTTCGCTACTGCTTTTGGAATGATTGCTCTCATTTGGTTTTTGAAAGCGGGCTGTACAGAACTGCTTGAGAAGTTATACACAAAAAAGGACTCGAACCAGAAAGTTGAACTTACGGAAAACCCCGGTGGTGATTTTTAGAATCACAAGTTCGCACCAAACGGAAGTCGGCACGGCCTTTTCCGAAGCTCACTTTTGACGTTCGCTAGCAATATGAGTATAAAACTAAAAATAGGAATTGGCCTCCTTGGTGCGGCGATAATCGTTCTGCTGATAGTTTTGTGCACACCTATACAGGGAACATCTAAGCAGTATGCTAGGCGTGTACTTTTCCCTCGCGCAACAAAAGCTGATATTGTGGCAATCAATACAAGCCTAGATCAGTACCGAATTGATACAGGCGCATACCCTGACCAGTTGTTGAACCTATCTCAAAACTCTGGCGCTAAAAATTGGAATGGGCCATATATACGTGAAAACAAACTGTCCGACCCGTGGGGACAACCGTTCCATTATGAAATAATCAATAACATACCAATTGTAGTATCGCGAGGACCTGATGGGGAACTATGGTCACCTGATGATATTGAAACAGCATTAAGACAAAAACTAAGCGAACCAATCAAGTGACCCTACGTGATGACCCGGTCGGTCAAAATTGAACCACAAGACACGAGGGTCCTCTCAGACGTTCGCTGAAATAAAATGAAAACAAAAAATATAGCATGGGTTCTCCTGAGTATTCTGGCATTAGCGGTTGTATGTGGCATCACTCTTTCAGCCCTGAAAAAAAGAAAAGTCAACAAAGAGTTTGAGCGACAGGTGATTCAATCATTTGAGAATGACATCGAGCTTCAACGACAATTGGCCATGCAAAGCATCACGAATAACACTGAGTGTTCTTATTACACCCATGCCGTCTTCCCAGAAGAGACGATCTGCGATATTGCAAACATGTATGGTGTGTCACAAAAAGAAATCATGAGCATTAATAAGATCACCGATGGGGCGCATCTTAAACCAGGAACAGTTCTAATGATTCCAATTAAAAATTGAGAATATAACCACAGCGAACAAATCAAGTGAGCCTACGTGATAACGCCCGTCGCCCAGATGAAGCACACTTCACGAGGCTCCTTTCAAACGTTAGAAGGACCGACGGGGTTAAACCTCTGGTGGGGAACCGGTAATGATTGTTAAGGGGCGCACAAGTTGAGTAAAAGTTGTTTGAGTGGTAATCTTAAAATCCCGGCGGCATAACGGAGTTGATGGCGACCGGGATTTTAAGATTACCGCAACGTTGAAAGGTACTAATTGAATTTTTTTGTGCGGGGCGACTGGAACAGCGTCACGTAGAAACTGTGCGATGCGGGGAAGCACACAATGGAGTCGAACTTGAAGCGCCCCCGTCGCTCCAAGTTCTAACAATGGCATGCAGCTGACCGGGTTGACATTGGATTGATTCAGGCGAAGCTGGCCGCCCGGCAGCTGATGCCTGTTACGTTGGCAGCAAAAAATATGAAAAATTTAATTCCAGTAATAACACTGATCGTTGGAGTCGGAATCGGATGGGGAATTGCGACCTACCAATCCCGTTGCGCATTCCAAGAAATACAGAAAACGTGGACTCCTGAGTTTCGGGAACTGGTGACGCAAAGCGTCTCCATTGGAAAAACAATGACGAAAGACGAACTGCAGGAACTGCGCAAGTTCGCAATCAAAACGGGAAGCAAAAAGGTCACTGACCTGAACTCTCAAGCTTATGCAGAAGCAAAGCACGCCTTGCTGATGAAGAAATTGATCGAGAATGGGGAGGTGGATGAGGCCCTTTCGTATTCCTTGTCCTGCCTAGGACGTTTTATAGAGCAATACGACCGAGGTGATTTCGAAAATGACATTAACGAAGAACTGGCAGACAAGCTGGCAGATCACATAAAATCTGCCAACCAGTGCCCACACTCTATCACCGCCTCCGGCGGTTCAGAGTGATGCTGATCGTTGGAATCACATAGATGAAAATTTATTTAAAAACATTACGATGGTGTATCGGGGCGGCTGTTCTTCTGCCACTAATTCTCGCTGTTCCCAAAATCTATCCTCAGCTATACCTGCTCATGAACCCGCTGGTTTATTTTTGCGCCTATATCGCACTTTTCATCTGGGCAGGAGCAAAAGCATCGCAGGCAAATTATTCAATAATTCATTCTGCATTTGCTGGCACAGCAGTCTTGTTGGTCTCCCAGATAGTAAACACACCACTACGATTTATTTTTTCGGCTACAGCAGCAACAGAAACCAGACCCCCATGGGGCATCGCAATCCATGCCAGCCTTCAGTCTATCCTTGTTTTTTGTTTCTGCTTCCCGATTGCTCTAGGATTTTCAGCATTAGGTGCATATTTAAACTCCGGTAAAACAAAAAATTCCAACCAGAAAGTTGAACTTACGGAAAACCCCGGTGGTGATTTTTAAAATCAAAAGTTCGCACAGAGCGAAAGTCGGCACGGCCTTTTCCGAAGCTCACTTTTGACGTTGGAATTGAAAAATGATCTATCAACCAATTATAGCTAATGCAGGCGTTCCAATGATCGCCTTAGAAATGCCGTTGATGCTCATAGCGCTCATTCCGGTTATTGTCGTAGAATTATTCGTAGCAAAACGACTCTGTGGGCTAAGCTGGAAAAGGATCACTCTAGGCGTTTCAGCCGCAAACATCGTTTCAACGCTCATAGGGGTTCCTTTGTCGTGGGGCCTCATGCTTGGATTACAATTGCTCACCACAGGAGGTGGCGGGTACAGCGGCCCTCTTGCGATGCTCGTAGCTGTTACCGTACAAGCGGCATGGTTACTTCCGTATGAAGAGCATTTAAACTGGATGGTTCCGACAGCAATGATGGTGCTATTTATTCCCGCCTTTCTTATTTCGGTTTGGTCAGAACGCCTTTTATGTCAGCTCTTTTGGAAGGACACCGAGCGAACAGTCATCAAAAGGGCTGTTTGGATTTTCAATTTGGTTTCATACGGGATATTAACGGCAGGGGTATTTATTTGGCTGATGATTTCTATCACCTCAAAAACAAACTAATTCCAACCAGCCATCTGAGGATGTCCGTCAACATAAAAACTGACTTTCAATCGGCCCGTTGAGCCTTATAGCATCGGGGTGTTCTGCAATAATCTTCCATAAATTCGACCCGCGTTTTTTAAGGACGCTGAGGTAATGCAGTTCGTCGTACGGAACCCGCTCTTTCCAGCATTTATAGAGGATGCGTATCCACTTGTATGCCAAGGCGCGAACTGCCTGATGATGTCCCATTCCCCTTTCGCGCGCCTGGATATAAAACGCACGTGCCCAGATGGAATGCTTTGTGGTTTCGCCAGCCCATTCATGAAAACTCTGACGAATAAAGTTCGAACACTTCCATCGCCGGTGTATCCATTCGCTCTTTCCACTGCGCTCGGTGACCGGCGCCATGCCGGAGTAGTTCTCCAGATCCAGAGCAGAACCAAACCGCTCCCGGTCGGTTCCCAGTGCCGCAATCAGTCGAGGTACAAACACCCGACCCGTGGCCGGGAAGCTGGAAATAATCTGTGCATCCTCATGATCGGTATAAACCTGATAGATGTGTTTGTCGTAGTCCCGAATGCTTTTAAGCAGATCCCGCAGCTGAACGACTATGCTCAAAGCTTGTCGGCTGTAACAGTCGATGATCACCTCATCGGTCGTAACCGGCACGGCCTGTTTAATCTGCTCCAGACGCTTTTCAATGGTCTGCATATAGCGACTGCTGTGGCGGGTGTAGAAGCTCTTTACACTTGAGCGTTGCGCTCGTTTTAATGACTCGAGAGTTGGC of Tichowtungia aerotolerans contains these proteins:
- a CDS encoding HAD family hydrolase; this encodes MEKEQGWIFFDIDGTLLYARGAGRKAFRQAFEEALGWDQGVEHINFYGATDLDVFRRICAERGESSTPEMEKTFFERLGVRLDEHLAQTPPELFPNIARIVPELCRHWKLGVVTGNIEATAKAKLKYAGLLDYFEPDGFGCGCDHPDRVEIARLALERAGNPANAVLVGDTPRDVEAATANGMISIAVATGIFDVQTLEKAGADYVFEDLTDAERLMSILTDLG
- the leuB gene encoding 3-isopropylmalate dehydrogenase; the protein is MSKTYKITLLPGDGIGPEVVAESVKLLDVIAEKSDFSFEYTEALAGGAAIDARNDPMPQETIDACKASDAVLLGAVGGPKWDDLTGAMRPESGLLKIRKELAVFANLRPVAVPPSLAESSPLRPAAVIGVDLLTVRELTGGIYFGQPVGNDGNEAFNTMRYSVEEIERVARVAFEWARKRRNKVTSVDKANVLEVSRLWRDTVKALHKKEFSDVELDHMYIDNATMQMVINPRQFDVILTGNIFGDILSDTSATLGGSLGLLPSASLGKGTGLFEPVHGSAPDIAGQGKANPIAMILSTAMMLDDLGEGKAATAVRQGLEAALGHNLRTADLCHEGYTPASTSEMGELIRTETLRHL
- a CDS encoding type II secretion system protein GspG; this encodes MSIKLKIGIGLLGAAIIVLLIVLCTPIQGTSKQYARRVLFPRATKADIVAINTSLDQYRIDTGAYPDQLLNLSQNSGAKNWNGPYIRENKLSDPWGQPFHYEIINNIPIVVSRGPDGELWSPDDIETALRQKLSEPIK
- a CDS encoding LysM peptidoglycan-binding domain-containing protein, encoding MKTKNIAWVLLSILALAVVCGITLSALKKRKVNKEFERQVIQSFENDIELQRQLAMQSITNNTECSYYTHAVFPEETICDIANMYGVSQKEIMSINKITDGAHLKPGTVLMIPIKN
- a CDS encoding IS110 family RNA-guided transposase, yielding MKNQAKRFAAVIGFDWADLKHDLCLWDADSESTEFSQVEHRPEVIEQWLITLRERYPNRQIAIGLEQKKGALAYQLMNCGFITVFVVHPSTVAKMRDAWSPSGAKDDPDDAELIMEIVRDSNYKLTAWKPDTPETRRLMLLCEHRRKLVDLRVKLTNELRSCLKTYYPLACKVAGDKLNEKLALDFIERWPTLESLKRAQRSSVKSFYTRHSSRYMQTIEKRLEQIKQAVPVTTDEVIIDCYSRQALSIVVQLRDLLKSIRDYDKHIYQVYTDHEDAQIISSFPATGRVFVPRLIAALGTDRERFGSALDLENYSGMAPVTERSGKSEWIHRRWKCSNFIRQSFHEWAGETTKHSIWARAFYIQARERGMGHHQAVRALAYKWIRILYKCWKERVPYDELHYLSVLKKRGSNLWKIIAEHPDAIRLNGPIESQFLC